The genomic stretch GTGGAGTCACGTTTAAAGGCACGCCATTGAACAACATGATGGTACATTTTTCATTTGAATCGTCTTTTAACCATTTTGCAGCATCGCTCATTGCTGTTTTATCAGCTGCGATCTGTTCAAAGGTAACAGGATCCATGAAGTTCCACATTTCGCCATCGTTGTACAAGTATTCCATTTCTACTTCAACGATATCAGCCGCTTCTAGGTTCTCGCCTGATTTGAAAGTTTTTTCCAGAACTTTACCTGATTTAAGGTTACGTAATTTTACGCGGTTAAAAGCTTGGCCTTTACCTGGTTTTACGTATTCGTTTTCCATGATTGAACATGGGTTGCCATCAAGCATAACCTTAAGGCCTGACTTGAAATCATTCGTAGAATAATAGGCCATGACTGGCGCACTCCAAACTTACTAACTTTAATCTATTGATGCTATGGGCTGTTGCGATGTCATTTAGCAAGTCTGACACGAACATTGAGTTGCCACATGCACATTCATTTGATGTTGCGTATTCTAAATGAGCAATACACTTTGCCGCAATGAAAAAATCCGCTTTCACCCACTCAGGCTGTTTAAGTTACAATCAGACATGAAAATCCTTTGTTTATTCATGTCTTGCTCAACGTTAAAATACCATCAGGCGAGCACCAAGATCAGCATAGCTGAATCGCTCTTTATTTTACAGCGCAGTGGATTATTGCGCTTCGGCACAAACTGTTAAACTGCGCCCATCAGGCTTTGTCCTCTCACTTATTATTGTTAATCTTCCGGCATGACGAACTATTTATATCAAGAACAAAACTGGCAATCACAGCTCAGCGACCTGATCACCGATCCCCGCGAACTGCTTGAAGTACTGCAACTTGCACCAGAGCAACTGCTCTCAGGTGCCATCTTGGCATCTGAGCAGTTTAAATTGCGCGTGCCACGCGCTTTTTTGGGAAAAATGCAGACCGGAAACCCTTTAGACCCATTGCTTTTACAAGTGCTGCCCCATCATCTGGAACTGGAAGAGCATCCAGGATTTGTTACTGACCCCTTGGGCGAAGAACAGGCCAATCAGCAACCCGGCGTACTGCACAAATATAAATCCCGTTTCTTGCTGACACTGACAGGTGCCTGTGCTGTACATTGCCGTTATTGTTTCCGCCGGCATTTCCCCTATCAGGAAAATCTGCCTAAAAATGAAGACTGGATAAATATCAAGCAATATCTGGAAAGCCAGCCTGATATTAATGAAGTGATTCTGAGTGGCGGTGATCCACTAACCTTATCGAACCGGAAATTAAAAACCTGGATTGAACGATTAGAATCAGTACCACATCTCAAATTCTTAAGAATACATTCACGAGTTCCTATTGTGATCCCCAACCGAGTCGACGAAGAGCTACTTAGCATGTTAAAAAACAGTAGGCTACGTATTATTCTGGTGGTACACTCAAACCATGCATCGGAGCTGGATGACTTCACTTGCAAGCGTTTAAACCAACTGGTTCAACAGCAGATCACCGTTCTGAATCAGGCGGTTTTATTAAACGGGGTGAATGATTCTGCTCAGGTTTTAGTAGATTTAAGCTATCGCTTGTTTGATGCCGGGGTCATGCCTTATTATTTACATGTACTTGATAAAGTAAAAGGTGCGCATCATTTTGATTTAGCGCCTGACCATATTAATGAGATTTATACAGAAGTTTTAGCGAACCTGCCGGGGTATTTGGTTCCTAAACTGGTTCGAGAAATAGCGGGCGAGAAGAATAAGACACCGCTTTTTGGGGTTTCAACATTTTTGAGTTAAATAATAAAGATGAGCACGCATACTTCAGACATTTTTCAGACACCGACGGAACTTAAACGAGAGCAGTTGAGCTTTTGTCCAACCACTGCCAAGGCTTTGCAGGAATGGGTTGCGGGGATTTCGATTCTACAACTAGGGAATTCATCCAAATCCCTGTTTAATGCCTTATTGGAAGTTTCTGAGCTGAAATGTACAGAAACCCTGCGCTTTGACCTGATTCAGGTCTTACATCCCACCCTTGAAAATGTCTTGACCAGTCTGGAAAAGCATTTCGTCAATCAGGGACTGATCACTTCCGACCGAAATGACCAGATTATTGAGCTGGCCATGCTGCTGCGCAGTCATTTTGCCAAAATTTATATTGATATCGTCAAGCGCTGTAATCATCAGTTGACCCATCAGAAGTTTTCGCTATTTTCTCTGGGTAAAAAGAAGAGCATTCAAACTGCCCGAATGGTATCGATTTATTATGCCCTGCAACAACTCACACTTCTATTATATCAACAGCATATGCTGTATAGCACGCCAGGTCTGGGACAATGGCTGGCTGCCCATCAACTGCTTGAATGTGCAATAGACAACAATTTCTATCAAAGCAATATCAATCAGGTATTAGGCACCCAGCATGAAATCCAGAATATTGCACATGCCTATGCACAGCTGATTTTACTGGATATCTTCAATACTCATCAGATCCGGCCTGCAGAAATTCAGGGCCTGTATCTATGCAGTTTTGACTGGGCCAAACTGGTACAGATCCTGCCGAAGGAAACCACGCTGTCCCGTTATGTGGTCGATGCCAGCAAAGATCATCCGCCGATCTTTAATTCCCATCAAGAGCCACAGTTTCAGCCGAGCTTCTATATTTCCACCCAGAACCTTATGGATCATTTAACGGGCACTCAAAGTAAAAATGCCCAGTATCTGTCGCGGAATGAAAAACTGTTCCTGACCCCTGCACTGCATTTTCATATCTACAATCTGCTCTCGAACAATGTCGAGCGTCGTCATGAACGTTATGAATATTCAGCACAGATCAATATCTGCTTTGGCTTAAGCGTGGCGCATTTTTACCTGTCTAAAGGTAAAAACTTCAACGAAACTCTGGAACTCGAGGCCAATTATAATTTCCAGAGCGAAAGCAGTTTTGTCAGCTCAATGGAAAACGCCATTCCAAGTAGTTTTAGCAGCATCAAGGCGCTCGATCGAGAAACCAAACAGATCCATAGCGCTGAAGTTCTGGATATCAGTGTCAATGGTTACCGGATTAAATGGACTGGTATTACCCCGGCTAACCTGAAAACCGGTGAATTCATTCTGGTTCAGGAAAAAACCCAGAGTCAGTGGCGTGGCGGTGTGATTCGCTGGATCAAGCAGTCCACTGACAAGAGCCTGGAAATCGGACTGGAAATTCTGGCACAAGAACTCTTTCCTTGTGCGGCCTACGCCCGCACTGAACGTCATCATGTCAATTATCAACCCGCACTCCTGGTGAAAATGACGCAACTGGATCAGGTTTCAACCAGTCTCATCGTGTCTGGCTCCCAGATGTTTAGGGAAAAACAAACGATTCATTTACGTCTCGGTCAGGAAGAACTCAAAATCTATCTGACCAAAGCACAACTGATTACGCAGAGTTTCATCCGTTTTGATTATGAATTATTGAATGATCAGGAAGAAGATATGATCGAAAACTTTATCGATCAGCACATGAATGAAAGCAGAAATCATGATTTATGGGAAGCATTGAAGTGAGAAATCCATTATTGTCTAAAAAGTTAAAACGTACTGAAACACGTTTACTGATTATTGATGATAATCAAATTAGATATAACCAAATCCGTGATCTGCTGACCAGTCATGATTATCAGGTCGATGCTGTGCTGCTGGATGATCTGCAGTCTTTTGAAAAACAGCTGAATTTCAAATGGGATCTGCTTATTTTTGGGCGTGCCTACGATCTGAAATACGAACAGGCCTTAGGGATCGTGCGTCTTTCGCAGCAACCTGACCTTCCGATGATTTTGCTTAAACCGGATGATTATCAGGCTGAACAGTATGCGCAATATATCCGTAAAGGGGTATATGACATTCTCAACTTCGACTACTTGGAACGCTTTTATGTGGGACTGGTCCGAGCATTGTCATTTAGCCGTTTGTCACAATCTCAGCAACATTTAATGACTGAGCTGGAAACAGCACAAATTCAGGCACAATCTTTAGTAGACGACAGCAACCGTGCTGTTGCCACCATTCAGGAAGGGATTCATATTCAGGCCAATGCGGACTACCTGAAACTGTTTGGCTTGCAAAATGAAGACGAAATCATTGGCCTACCGCTTCTGGATCTGCTCCAGCCTTCAGATTTGAATGATTTTAAAACCCGTTTCAAAAAGATTTCTCAGGGTCAGTTTGATTTAGGTCGAGTCGAGATTCAGTCTCTGAATCCGCATGTATCCGCATCTAACCCATTAAAACTGGAATTCTTGCCTTCAACTGCTGAAGAAGATGCGGTACAAATTAGCATTGATACCCAATCTCAAACGGTTTCCTCCAATAAGACTCCTGGAAAACCAAGCGTTTTTCATTCACTTAAGCGTGAACTCAATAAGCAGCCTGCACCAGTAAATGCCTTGGTGACTTTCTCTCTTAGCGCTTATGATCCTGAGCTTCTGCAGTCTGACTGGACTACTTTTAGTGGCTACTTTGAAGCAGTCAAAGAGTTCCTCATGGAACAGACCCATATTTCCCTGTTTAAACTGGAATATGATGTTGTTGTAGGTATGTTACAGGCAGATTCCAAAGCAATTCTTGAATCCAAACTGATCAGTTTAAATGCCTTAAGCAAACCGCAACTCATTACAGTGGGACAAAAAACCTTCCCTCTAAATTTGCGCTTGGGCTATGTCATGCTTGAACAGGGTTTACAGGATGAAATGCACTGCAATACGCTGATTGGACAAGCATTCTCGACATCTTTACCTCAAGCAGAAGCTGTACCTGAATTTAAACTCGACATTCCAGCCTCACTGAGCAGTCCAAGCTCTTTAGATATGCCGAGTATAGACTTCAGTGTTGCTGAAACACCAGTTACCAGCTCAACAGTTGCAGCTGTCAGTCCAGCAGTCACCTCTATTCCTAACGCTACACCTTCTATTTTGAAAGCCTTAAGTGAATGTCTAGAACGTGGCGAGATCCATTTAAAGTATCAGCAACTCTATGATAAAGAAGATACGCGTTTATATACCTATGAAGTGACCAGTGGCTTTATTTTTGAGAATAAATGGCAGGATATCTCTAGCCTTTTAGAACTTCATGAAGATGATGAACTGTCCATTAAACTGGATCGCTGGATTCTGGTTGAGGCCAGTAAACAGTTACACAACTTTATTACCCAGTATCCTGATGCAAGCTTAATTGTCAATTTGAACCGTGCCGTGCTATTTAAAGACCGCACCTTCCCGGAATTTATTTCCAAGCTGATTACGATTATTCGCAGTAAAGTGAAGCACCCGCTAATCTTGCAATTCTCAGAAGAAGATATTTTACTGAATCAGCAAGATGCACAAAAATATCTACGCGTATTGCATGAACATGGCGCGCTGATTGCACTTCGTGATTTTGGTCAATCAATGTACAGTCCAAATTTACTGCGCGAACTGGAACTGGATGGTGTCAGCTTACATTCGAGCTTAACCAATATGCTCAATAAAGATACCGAGATTGAGCAACTACAGGAAAAAATTACCAGCTACAATGAAATCAAGCCACTCAATATTCTGATCCGTGAATTAAATGATATGACACTGTTCGCGAATGCCTGGAACGTGGATGCCCGCTTTATTCAGGGGAATTATTTCCAGAAAAAACTTGATCATTTGATTGATGTACAAGATCACTAAGATCTTGTACAAGCCTGTGCATTTAGGAAATCGAATGATAATTTTCTAAATTGCAGGCACAAAAAAAACGGGCTTAAAGCCCGTTTTTTCATTTTGGGTATTAACGTTTAACAGAACGTGACATACCAGCAAAACGTTGTTTGAACTTGTCGATACGACCGCCAGTGTCAACGTTCTTTTGCTTACCAGTGTAGAATGGGTGGCAAGCTGAACATACGTCTAGATAAAGAGTTTCTTTACCAAGAGCTGAACGAGTTTCGATTACGTTACCACATGAACAAGTAGCAACTAAAGTTTCATATTTTGGGTGAATATCGGCGCGCATCGTCGATTACTCCATTAGATTCAAGAAGGTTTAGCTGTCATCGCTATTGATCACTCTCAAATGAGGAAGCAGGAACATCGTTCATGCAGATCAACACCACAACAGACCATTCTTTTGGCCCACCGAGACGGATACCGTCAGAGCTAAGCACAACAAGTGGGCATTATTATACGTGAAACGAATTCAATATGCTAATTATTCTTCAGCTTCTGATTCACTCTCTTTGGCCCACAGATTGGCAATAATCCCGCAGACCATTAACTGAATCTGATGAAAAATCATGATCGGCAGGACAATCATGCCCAGCGGCTGGCCAATAAATAAAATTTGCGCCATCGGCACTCCACTGGCCAAGGTTTTCTTGGAACCACAAAAGAATGCCGTTTTTTGGTCAGCGCGGCTAAAGCCCAGCCAGCGTGGAATATAAAGTGATAATAACATCACAATGGTGAGTAACACCGAGCAAGCCAGCAATAGCAACAACAAGGTACTCAAGCTCACTTCATTCCACAGACCAGCCACTACGGCGCTACTAAAAGCGCCATACACCACCAGTAAAATCGAACCTTGATCGAAAACCTTGACGATTTTTGGCATTTTCATCATTTGTGGATAGATCCATGGACGCAGAATCTGTGCTAAAATAAACGGCACCAAGAGCAGCAGTGTAATCTGGATAATCGAAGAAGTCGGATCAAAACCATGATCAGATTGACCGAGAATAAAAAATGCCACCAATAATGGGGTAATAAACATACCGATCAAATTGGAAAAAGAGGCGCTACATACCGCCCCGGCGACATTGCCATGAGCCACCGAAGTAAATGCGATCGAGGACTGCACAGTGGATGGCAGGAAACACATAAACAGGAAACCCCAATATAGTTCCTGTCCGAGCATCGGTAATAAAATCGGCTTGGCCAAAAGTCCGAGAATTGGAAACAAAGCAAAAGTTAGCGCAAAAACCAAAGTATGCAATTTCCAGTGCATAATGCCTTGCAGCACAGCTTCACGAGACAGTTTGGCGCCGTGCAGGAAAAACAGGATGGCAATCGCTCCTGTCGTCACCCAGCCAAAGACTTCAGCCGCCTGCCCCGAAACTGGCAGCACACTGGCCAGCAAGACCATCACAAACAACAGTATCGTAAACCGATCCAATGCCAAGAACTTAAGCATATCCCTATAATCCCTCAGATTTTATTGTTTGATATAAAAATGCCCGGCTATCTTAACAGATGCCGGGCCGATGCTATGCACTCAGATTGATGTAATATTTTCATCTATACATGAATGCATTTCATATATCTCGCTACGTCACACTTAGTTATTACGTGCATTGTTGTCTTGCTGGATCAGCTCGATCTTGTAGCCATCTGGATCTTCAACAAATGCAATTACAGTCACGCCACCTTTCATTGGGCCAGCTTCACGCACCACATTACCGCCACGCGCTTTAATCTCTTCGCAAGCCTTGTAAGCATCATCAACTGCAATCGCGATATGACCATAAGCATTGCCCAGTTCATAGCTGTCTGTATCCCAGTTATGCGTCAATTCCAGTACGGTGTGATTTTCTTCATCGCCATAACCGACAAAAGCCAGGGTAAAACGGCCTTCTTCGTAATCACGCTTACGAAGCAAAGTCATGCCAAGTACTTCAGTATAGAACTTGAGAGATTGTTCTAAATTGCCTACACGTAACATGGTATGCAGCATGCGCATATTAATCATCCTTCTGTACAGATTGTTGTTGGTGTTCACCGAGCAGTTTTGCGACCCAAACCACCAGAATCAGGATCGGAATCCCGATTAGAGTAGTCATCAGGAAGAAATTCGGATAACCGATATTGGTGACTATAGTACCCGAATATCCGCCTAAAATCTTAGGGGTCAAAGTCATGAGTGAGCTAAAAATCGCATATTGAACAGCGGTAAAAGACACACTGGTCAAGCTCGACAAGAATGCAATAAACGCAGCACCAGCCAGCCCAGCAGCCAGATTGTCGACAATAATAGCAAAATAAAGCCACTTGTCGCTATAAGGTTTAATTACCTTACCACTGACTTCGACTGTATCTGAACTGTTGCCATCCACCACTGCCAAGGGCTGAATATCGACATCCAGATTCTGGGTACTAGCCAACTGATCATTGACCTGATAAACATGCGTGGTTTGCTGAAGTGCCTGATCATCTTGCATCAAGACTGCACTGATAATATGTGCAGGTGACTGAATCAGTTGCTGTGCAGGAATCGCGGCAGTAAATACGCCTTCACTTTCCAGTTTTGCCTCAATATTCTGATCATTGATTTGCAAAACAATCTTTTGATTTTCTTGCAGTGCTTCACCGACATACTGGCCGCGCACCACAATGGTCTTGTCCTGCTCAGCTGCGGTGAGAGTATTGTCACTGGTGATCGGCAGGATCTGTAACTGAGTGCTGCCCTGTTGTGCAGTCAAATATGGCATATTGACCTGCACAGGCGCTTGATTGGTATTATCTGTATTAAGATAAGCGGCTGACACTTGCAGCTGTTTACTCTGCGCCAGCACAGCACTCGATATATCCAGCTTCCAGTAACCCACTTCATCGGTCTCTGCCTGATAAACCTGATTACCGGCTTTAACTTCGACAGCTGCCAGTTTTTCACCAGACTTGACCAGTCCGATAAAAATCAGGTTGGTGGAACAAGCCAGCACGGCACCGACAAACATCAATTTCATGATGTTCATTTTCTGGGCCAATAGACCACCAAGGAATCCACCGACTAAAGAGAAAATCACCCCATAGACTTTAACGGCCTCGGCAATCTGTTCTTTACTGAAATTCAGGTCCTGATAGAACACATTGGAAATGACGCCGGCAATAATATCGGAAACCCGATAAAAACCGACCAGCAATAACAACACCAATGCCAGTTTCAAGCCATAACGTTTAAAGAAATCTGCAACCGGATTGACCCAGGTTTCATAGGCCATTTGCTTGTTAACCGCACCCATTTTTACCAAGCTTGCACCAATCGCAAAGGCCACTGCACCCGAGCCAACAAAGCGCAAAGCTTCAAAACAGAACAAGGCAAAGGTATCTTGAATGGCGAATTGTTCGGTGATGCTGGCCACCAGATTGCCCGAATAGATATAGCTCAAGACAAAACTGATCACCGCCACAAAAAATACGGCGACTAAACGGAAATAATCACTGCGCACATAGTGTTTTCGCACACGGTCAACCTGCGGCTCCCGAATGGACAGTGTGGTGATAATACCGACCAGCATGACAGCAGCCATCGCCAGATAGGTCCATTTCCAGGCATCATAGATATAGTTGCCTTTCGCAGTTCCCAAATAGGCCGCCAGAAACAAGGCACCAGCACCGGCCACAATCATCCCGATCCGGTAACCTGCATTATAGGTGGAAGCCAATACGGTCTGCATCTGGGTTTCCGCCAGCTCAATCCGGTAGGCATCAATCACAATATCCTGCGTTGCTGCGGAGAAACCAAGCAGGACAGCACCGAGCGCCATTTGCTGTAAATGTGTGGCACCCAAAGCCGGATCAGAAAAGGCCATAATGGAAATGGCACAGACAATCAGAATCTGCGCAATCAGCAACCATGCACGACGACGTCCCAGAGCCTTGGTCAGAAAAGGGACAGGAAGTTCATCAATGAGCGGTGCCCAGACGAATTTAAACGAATAGCCCAATGCGGCCCAGCTAAAGAAAGTTACTGCACTTTTGCTGATTCCGGCCTCACCTAACCATAAAGACAGACTGGAAAAAATCAGAAGAATCGGCACACCAGCCGAAAATCCCAAGAACAGCATGATCAATGCACGTCGATCTAAAAATGCTGTAAATGCGGATTTCCAACCCGTCGTTTGTGTTGTCATTGCTTTATTATTTTCCGCAGAAAAACCAATTGCTGCTATTCAATCCTGTAATAGCGTATCTTTCAACAAGATTTATATATTTATCACATTTCCGGTTTTTTATTTTCTGGCAAAAGCGACATGTTGGCTTGAATTTTTCAAGTAAATCTGTATACCTTAACTCTCATCAACGTAATATTTCGTTTTGGATTTTCAACAGTGACCCAGAGACTCGATCAAATTAATTCTTCTATTGCCAGCAACACCAGCACAACTCCACAAAAAATCCGCTCAGATTTACTTATCTCTGCATTTGAACAAAGCGAAATTAAAAATACTCTGGACCATACCCGGTTAACATCCACCCAGCTGACGCACATTCCAAACTTAGAAAAAATTCCTGCGTCAACCAAACGGATCAAGCCCCTGAATAACTTTTTGGGCCAAGATCGCGCACGCGCCTCAGTTGAGGCCGGGATTGCCCTGCCTTATTCCGGCTATAACATTTTTGCTGTCGGTACCGCAGGTCTCGGTAAACGCACCATGGTGAAGCGTTTGCTGCAACAGCACGCCAAAACTATGGAAACCCCGAATGACTGGGTGTACGTCAATAACTTTCAGAACCAGCGTCAACCGATTGCGCTAGAACTGCCCTCAGGTCAGGGCCCAAAATTCCAAGCCATGTTGAATCAAAGCTGGCAAACGATCCTCAAGCAGCTTGAGCGCCGTTTTACTGCGGAGACCTATCACAACCGCATTGAAATGATTCGCCAGGAAACCGGGGATGAGCAGCAGCAGGCACTGATCGAACTGACCAAAGAAGGCGCAGAACTGGATCTGAAGCTAATCTCGCGACATGATGAGCACTGTTTTGTACCTGTACATCTTATTGATGACAAATTACAGGAAATGTCTCAGGAAGATCTGAATGCCTTGAGTAACAAAGATCGTGCCGAACTGGCGTCCAATATGCGCTATATGGATAAAAAGCTGGAACGTCTAGGGCTACATCTGGGTGATCTGGAAGATGATGCACGCGATCGCGTACAGATCCTGAACCGCGATATCGCCAAGCAGGTGGTCTTACCGCGAGTCGAACAGATTCTGGCAAAATTCAAACATGTGGAAGGTCTGGAACATTACCTGAAATACTATGCCGAAGACATTATCAACAATGTCGAAATTGTGCTGGAACAGGAAGAAGATGATTTCACTCCAGCACTGTTCAGTCGCGTTCCGGCACGTTATCAGGCGAATGTGATTATTACGCACAAGCCGAACAGTGGCGCACCGGTGATCTTTGAAGATTTTCCAACGCATTACAACCTTTTGGGTCATGTGGAACAACTGACCCAAAATGGTACGATTACCACGGACTTTACTTTGATTCGTCCAGGTACCTTGCATAAAGCTAATGGCGGCTTCCTGATGCTGGAAGCGGAACAATTGCTGGAACAGCCGTATGCATGGCAAGGCTTGAAGCGCGCGCTTAAATCGGGGCATTTAAAACTGTCTTCACTTGAGCATATGATCACGCTGACCGGCAGTATTTCGATTGAACCTGCCTCAATTCCCCTGAATATCAAGGTCATCTTGCTGGCTGAGCCTGAAATCTATTATGAAATTTTAGAGCTTGAACCAGAGCTAGGCAGCATCTTTAAAATCCGTGCCGATTTCACCGATACATTACAACGTAATGACAATAACGAGCAGGCTTATATGCAGCTGATTGCCGACTATGTGCAATCGGATAAATTATTGCCTTTTGACCGTTCTGCTTTAGCCGCCTTGCTCACAGATTCCAGCCGTCAAGCCGAAGATCAAAGTTCATTGTCATTACATGCTCTGACGCTGGGCGATCTGATCCGTGAAGCACATCATCATGCCTTCCAGGCCGGTGACAAGATGGTTTCAGAAAAACATATCAACACCGCACTGGATCACCGTAAATATCGTCTTGGCTATTTACGTGAACTGTACTGGCAGGATCTGACCCGTGGTACCCAACTGATCGAAACCCGTGGTCATCGTCTGGGCCAAATCAATGCCCTGTCCGTCATTCACTATGCTGATGTTGAGTTTGGTCTGCCTTCACGTCTGACTGCTTCGGTTTACCAAGGTGGCGGTGATATTCTGGATATCGAACGCAGTGTCGAACTCGGTGGCTCCTTACATGCCAAGGGCGTGTTGCTGATGTCGTCTTTCCTGAAAGCACATTTTGGCCGTGAACAGACCTTGCACTTCTCTGCTGCGCTAGCGTTCGAACAAAGTTATGGTCAGGTCGATGGTGACAGCGCCACAGTCGCGGAACTTTCTGCCTTGCTATCTGCCATCAGTCAGTTACCGATTGATCAGTCCTGGGCCATTACCGGTTCCATGAACCAGCTGGGACAAGTACAGCCGGTAGGTGGTGTGAATGCCAAAATTGAAGGTTTCTTTGATGCTTGCAAGTTACAAGGTCTGACCGGAAAACAAGGTGTGATTATCCCGCGTCAAAATATGCAGCATCTGATGCTGCGTAAAGATGTCACCATTGCTGTGGAAGAAGGTCAGTTCCATATTCACGCGATTGATACCATTGATCAGGCGCTGGAAATCCTGATGGCGCGTCCTGTCGGTACCTTGGATAAAAAAGGTCGCTATAGCAAAAATTCAATCTATGCCGCAGTGATGGCACAGCTGGATTATTGGCAAGCGATTGAAGATGGTGCCGAACTGGTCGAAGTACCGAAGAAAAAGAAAAAAAAGAAGAAGAAAGACAAGAAGCAAATCGTCGAGCCACAAACTGAAGTTGAAGCTGATGTTTCGACAGTTGAACAGCCGGATGCAGCGACAGAGGATTAACTCTGACCTTGACCTAAGCAAAAATAGAGACAAAAAAAGCGCTTCTCAATGAAGCGCTTTTTCACATCTGGACTTAATTTAATACAAAATTAAGCATCAACTGCCGGGCTGTACTGTTCAACTAAAGGCTTTAATTCACCTTTTTGGAACATGTCGAGCATGATATCACTACCGCCGATCAACTCACCATTGATCCAAAGCTG from Acinetobacter lwoffii encodes the following:
- the epmB gene encoding EF-P beta-lysylation protein EpmB — encoded protein: MTNYLYQEQNWQSQLSDLITDPRELLEVLQLAPEQLLSGAILASEQFKLRVPRAFLGKMQTGNPLDPLLLQVLPHHLELEEHPGFVTDPLGEEQANQQPGVLHKYKSRFLLTLTGACAVHCRYCFRRHFPYQENLPKNEDWINIKQYLESQPDINEVILSGGDPLTLSNRKLKTWIERLESVPHLKFLRIHSRVPIVIPNRVDEELLSMLKNSRLRIILVVHSNHASELDDFTCKRLNQLVQQQITVLNQAVLLNGVNDSAQVLVDLSYRLFDAGVMPYYLHVLDKVKGAHHFDLAPDHINEIYTEVLANLPGYLVPKLVREIAGEKNKTPLFGVSTFLS
- a CDS encoding GTPase — encoded protein: MSTHTSDIFQTPTELKREQLSFCPTTAKALQEWVAGISILQLGNSSKSLFNALLEVSELKCTETLRFDLIQVLHPTLENVLTSLEKHFVNQGLITSDRNDQIIELAMLLRSHFAKIYIDIVKRCNHQLTHQKFSLFSLGKKKSIQTARMVSIYYALQQLTLLLYQQHMLYSTPGLGQWLAAHQLLECAIDNNFYQSNINQVLGTQHEIQNIAHAYAQLILLDIFNTHQIRPAEIQGLYLCSFDWAKLVQILPKETTLSRYVVDASKDHPPIFNSHQEPQFQPSFYISTQNLMDHLTGTQSKNAQYLSRNEKLFLTPALHFHIYNLLSNNVERRHERYEYSAQINICFGLSVAHFYLSKGKNFNETLELEANYNFQSESSFVSSMENAIPSSFSSIKALDRETKQIHSAEVLDISVNGYRIKWTGITPANLKTGEFILVQEKTQSQWRGGVIRWIKQSTDKSLEIGLEILAQELFPCAAYARTERHHVNYQPALLVKMTQLDQVSTSLIVSGSQMFREKQTIHLRLGQEELKIYLTKAQLITQSFIRFDYELLNDQEEDMIENFIDQHMNESRNHDLWEALK
- the gloA gene encoding lactoylglutathione lyase, which encodes MRMLHTMLRVGNLEQSLKFYTEVLGMTLLRKRDYEEGRFTLAFVGYGDEENHTVLELTHNWDTDSYELGNAYGHIAIAVDDAYKACEEIKARGGNVVREAGPMKGGVTVIAFVEDPDGYKIELIQQDNNARNN
- a CDS encoding bile acid:sodium symporter family protein; translated protein: MLKFLALDRFTILLFVMVLLASVLPVSGQAAEVFGWVTTGAIAILFFLHGAKLSREAVLQGIMHWKLHTLVFALTFALFPILGLLAKPILLPMLGQELYWGFLFMCFLPSTVQSSIAFTSVAHGNVAGAVCSASFSNLIGMFITPLLVAFFILGQSDHGFDPTSSIIQITLLLLVPFILAQILRPWIYPQMMKMPKIVKVFDQGSILLVVYGAFSSAVVAGLWNEVSLSTLLLLLLACSVLLTIVMLLSLYIPRWLGFSRADQKTAFFCGSKKTLASGVPMAQILFIGQPLGMIVLPIMIFHQIQLMVCGIIANLWAKESESEAEE
- a CDS encoding EAL domain-containing protein, which gives rise to MGSIEVRNPLLSKKLKRTETRLLIIDDNQIRYNQIRDLLTSHDYQVDAVLLDDLQSFEKQLNFKWDLLIFGRAYDLKYEQALGIVRLSQQPDLPMILLKPDDYQAEQYAQYIRKGVYDILNFDYLERFYVGLVRALSFSRLSQSQQHLMTELETAQIQAQSLVDDSNRAVATIQEGIHIQANADYLKLFGLQNEDEIIGLPLLDLLQPSDLNDFKTRFKKISQGQFDLGRVEIQSLNPHVSASNPLKLEFLPSTAEEDAVQISIDTQSQTVSSNKTPGKPSVFHSLKRELNKQPAPVNALVTFSLSAYDPELLQSDWTTFSGYFEAVKEFLMEQTHISLFKLEYDVVVGMLQADSKAILESKLISLNALSKPQLITVGQKTFPLNLRLGYVMLEQGLQDEMHCNTLIGQAFSTSLPQAEAVPEFKLDIPASLSSPSSLDMPSIDFSVAETPVTSSTVAAVSPAVTSIPNATPSILKALSECLERGEIHLKYQQLYDKEDTRLYTYEVTSGFIFENKWQDISSLLELHEDDELSIKLDRWILVEASKQLHNFITQYPDASLIVNLNRAVLFKDRTFPEFISKLITIIRSKVKHPLILQFSEEDILLNQQDAQKYLRVLHEHGALIALRDFGQSMYSPNLLRELELDGVSLHSSLTNMLNKDTEIEQLQEKITSYNEIKPLNILIRELNDMTLFANAWNVDARFIQGNYFQKKLDHLIDVQDH
- the rpmE gene encoding 50S ribosomal protein L31; the protein is MRADIHPKYETLVATCSCGNVIETRSALGKETLYLDVCSACHPFYTGKQKNVDTGGRIDKFKQRFAGMSRSVKR
- the efp gene encoding elongation factor P — encoded protein: MAYYSTNDFKSGLKVMLDGNPCSIMENEYVKPGKGQAFNRVKLRNLKSGKVLEKTFKSGENLEAADIVEVEMEYLYNDGEMWNFMDPVTFEQIAADKTAMSDAAKWLKDDSNEKCTIMLFNGVPLNVTPPNFVVLKIVETDPGVRGDTSGGGGKPAKLETGAVVRVPLFVQQEESVRVDTRTGDYLERA